The following nucleotide sequence is from Coffea eugenioides isolate CCC68of chromosome 10, Ceug_1.0, whole genome shotgun sequence.
AAACTGTTATCCCCTACGATCATATTTTTAGCTTCCCTTTCCTCTGCTGACATGTTGAGCATGGAGGTGGAATGAAACTGAAACTGGGCGgtcctttttgcttttcttaaTAACTAGCTGACTCACTGCAGCACAAATAGAAGAGATCAAATTCTTGATACTTTGAGTGATCTTATTAACGATTTTTTTCATGTCAGCATATATCATCATTAGGAAGAGAGTTAATATGCGTGAAACATTTTAGAGAGGAGCATGGGTATAAGATAATTGAATTCTTTCAGGAATAAGAACAACTGAAGCTAAAAACACAGAACAGATGATATATAACCAAGAGGCATTATCTATATGTCAGATATCAAAGGCATAACTCTAGAAACACAGGTATAACCTCATAACCAAATAGAACAAAATTAGACCTTATACATAAAGTACACCTCCACAGAATAGTCAATGACAAATTCATCGATATAACTAAGTCAGACAGTACACCTACCTTTATGGACTCTGAACGACTCAAGTAATCGTCAAAATTCACTTCCTCGTTTTCAAGTTCATCACCCCCTGTGAAAACCAATATCATATATTCTGCAATCTTGTCTCCAAAAATTTTTTGTAAGGTCTCAATAGCAGCTGCTTCCTCCATTGAGACTCGGCTTCTAAGTGACACGACTACAAGGACTGCGTGGATGCCATCCTTTGCCATTCCGATGCATCTCACAATCTCTTTTTCAACAAACTGAGGTTCAGCAGCTTTGTCAAACAACCCTGAAAGCAAATCAATTTAACATTTCATAAAAAATTGTGCAAAAGTCCTCTagatatttatttttgtgaatattttggaaaattttcctcTTAAACATTCCAATTCTAATTTTGCCGCAGACATAATCATTGAAAAATACCAGGGGTGTCTATCACATTAAGGACTTGGCCATCTTCCAACACGGTCCTCTGTAGCTCTGTAGTTTTGGTAACGCCATCAAAACTACTCATTGACTTGAATGCCCTTCTTCCAAGAATACTGTTACCAGTTGCACTTTTTCCATTGCCTGTACGCCCAACCAGAACGACTGTTCGGACTTTATTTGAAGCAGAATCAAACTCGCGGTTGTCAGAAATGAAACTTCCACCCATTTCTCAGGAATCAGAAAAATCTGCAACAGTAATATCCAAAGTACTTCTGTCacacaaaaaagaagaaaagttaaATATCAAAAGTCACAAGGGGGTTTTTGTCATGCCGCCATCCATCGAACCAAGGAGAGGAGCATCCCAACCCCGCAAATTTAACCACTTAATTGCCCGGAAACAGTACCagggaaatgaaataaaaacatggaCTAATACTACTACTTACAGATTGACTGAAAATAGCTGTTATTCCTATAAACAGATAATCAAAGAATATAatacctctctctctctccctcccttttttttttttggcaaaccaGCGACATTTTTGTAGATAGTAAACAAAGTTACAAAATTATGTATAAGTAACAGGCAAAGGCTTTATCATTCCTATACAATCTGTGCTATCCACAGAAGGATGGAAATGACCCATCATACTTgaaattcaagaattcaagtGGGACTGACCTTTGAATTTGGATAAAGAAATTGCAGCGACAAGAGATAGATAATACGAGAACACGAGTGAGTTGGATATAAATAATGGAGGGGACAAGGAGGGGTCGGGCATGGATAACTTTTGTATTCTTCAAGGTCTAAAGGCAGGGATAACTTCCTTTAAGGTCGAAAGGCAGGGATAACTTgtgaagtagaagaagaagaagaggaggaggTTTTTGCGGGGTTTGCCTAGTGATGAAGACAACGAGTTCTTTGGCATATTTATTGAAGATGGAGAAACTGTATGGAGGAATTTGCAGAAAAAGGAATGGAGGAGGGAATAGATGCTGTAGAATTAATCAAGTGCTTTAATATTGGTACGATGTTGAAGAGGTGCTTGAGAGCTGATCCTGATTATTGTGTCCCACTTTTGGAGGCTGAGAAGGCTGCACAAAAGGAGGAGGCGGCCACCAGGAAGGAGAAATTGGAAGAAGCAGAAGAAGGCGAAGAAGATACCGAGGAATAAGCACCGGTTGTAGAGGGAGTTTCCGATGAGGAAGGTGACGATTGAGTATAGTCTCTGTTCAgcagcaaaagcaaaagagtGAGGAGGAAGAGAAAATTAGTGAGGAATCCATAAGCCTGGATTGAATTTTGCATTCAGAATTTACAGCAAAGTTTAGCTCGGAATTCTTGGAAATTGCTTTATAGTGTATAAGAAATTGTGTCATTAATTCACCGCAATGTCCATCATTGTTACTCGCATGACATTTTCCTGCTTTTACTTGCACGATGTATACATAAAATTAAGTACCCTTCAATTGCTTTAATCTTCGTCTAGGATCAATTAATGAAGTTTCCGTCATCTCtattttttgttgtttcttacaattttggattaattttctatatattGATTTGAATGCATGATaactaatttgaatttgaatttgaaatctaatGTATTTAGTtgtgataatatatacacttaCTTTCAATGTATACAAAATTAACTCTATATTGAATGCTATATTTACGAAAAGTGATGCTTTTCAAAAGAAAGAATGAGAAGTAATGAAAATCCAGCTTTTTGGTGTTTAATATAATTATTTGCTGCTGAGTTTGTCTCTAACTTCAAGACTTACAAATACACACCGAGATTGAGAGAATGTGAAAATTTTGGTCAATAGAGGAAAGCCATCGAAAAAAACTctaagttatttatttttggataaattaattATAATCCCCTGTGATTTTATATAATGCCAATGACCCTCTTAAGGTTTCAAAATTGCCACATAAtcgcctataattttacataaTGTGAAAAATGGAATGTGTAATCAATTATGGCATTTATACCAAACTCGCTTAAAAAATGCGTGTGATAAAATCTTAATCTCCATGTAACCCCTCATGATTTTATAAAAATCTACTTTAAACCCGtgtgatttttgtatttattcacGTAATTCCTCTATACTTTTATACGAGGTAGATAAGCATTGATTGATTTAGCATTTAAGTAAGAGTACTATTAGTATTTTAATTAATGACGTTACACAGCCTATTTTCCATCAAGTTTCCATTTT
It contains:
- the LOC113750173 gene encoding immune-associated nucleotide-binding protein 9-like, with the protein product MGGSFISDNREFDSASNKVRTVVLVGRTGNGKSATGNSILGRRAFKSMSSFDGVTKTTELQRTVLEDGQVLNVIDTPGLFDKAAEPQFVEKEIVRCIGMAKDGIHAVLVVVSLRSRVSMEEAAAIETLQKIFGDKIAEYMILVFTGGDELENEEVNFDDYLSRSESIKGMLKHCGNRRVLFDNRTKNAAKKAEQLKQLLFLVDDVVVKNGAKPYTNELFDEFKKAAAKLRDQAKGLNSLSKEEKIEREVQIYQSYEEHLKRITDMVEKMITDTRRRLEQQLKDEKDARLRAEAAAREALLKSDEEISDLRKRLAASQKERSPWSWICPNL